The Syntrophales bacterium genomic interval AAAATCCTAAGTACCTCATCGTAAGTCGTAAGTCGTAAGTCGTAAGTCATAAGTCATAAGTCGTAAATAATATCAAATGACCAAAACACAAAATCCAAAACAACGCAGATAGGATAAATTGGTTAGGGTCGGGGTTGGTAGAATCGAGATGATCGCATTGAAGGATCTGACAAAACGTTATGGCAACCTGCTTGCCGTCAACCGGATCAATCTGTCCGTCTCGAGGGGTGAGATATTTGGATTCATAGGACCGAATGGGGCGGGAAAGACTACGACGATCAGGATGATGGGGGGAATACTGGCACCGACGGAAGGTTCTATCGTGATTGACGGTATCAGTATGGCCGAAGAACCTGAAAAGGCGAAGCAGAGGATCGGTTTCATCCCCGACCGGCCCTTTCTCTATGAAAAGCTGACAGGCATGGAATTCATGCGGTTTTCGGCAGATATGTATGGCGTGGATGAAAAAACATTTTCGGAGAAGTCTGCGTATCTTTTAAAGATGTTTTCCCTTGGCGACTGGGCCGGTGAGCTGATCGAGGCATACTCCCACGGCATGAAACAGCGTCTCATTATCTCAGCGGCTCTCCTTCATGATCCTACGGTAATCATTGTGGATGAACCGATAGTGGGACTGGATCCGGCGGGAATAAAAATGGTCAAAGAGATACTTCGGGATCTGGCCAGAAAGGGAACGACCATCTTTATGTCCACCCATACCCTGGAGGTTGCTGAGGAACTCTGCGACCGTATCGGCATCATTCACCGGGGTTCCCTTATCGCCACAGGGACCATCCCTGACTTGAGACAGGCTGCACGGGTTCAGGAAGGGGACCTCCTGGAGGTGTTTCTCAGACTGACAGAGGAAGTAGGGGAGGAACGCGTTCCGCCCCTACTTGCGACTTATGACTTATGACTTATGACTTATGACTTATGACAAGAGAAGTTCTTACTCTGTTGAAACCCCGTTTCTGGTCCTTTAAAAACGGCCGTACCTCCCGGAGCGTAAGAAACCGCAGGAGATTAAGATTCTTTCTCTTTGGTATGGTTGGCCTTGCCTTCTGGTGCGGTATCTTTACCATCTTTTACCGGGTCCTCATCTATTTTCAGGGGGTTGAGGGTTTTGGTGATATCCTCGCCGATAAACTCCTCTCCATGGTCCTGATAACCTTCTTTGCCCTGCTTATCTTCAGCAGTATCATCACCCATCTATCCAAGCTCTACCTCGCCAGGGATCTGATCCTTGTTCATTCCCTGCCCGTATCGAGGGGAAAGCTCTTTCTTGCCCGGTGGATCGAAAGCACCAGCGATAGTTCATGGATGGTGATTGTCTATAGCCTTCCGGTATTTCTCTCTTACGGCATTGTTTACAGGGCGGGCATTTTCTTCTATGCTACAGTGGGTATGGCGATCCTGCCCCTCTGTTTGATCGCCTCAGGCATCAGCGCCATTGCTGTGGTTCTGGCTGCCCTGTTACTGCCGGCAGGACGTATCAGGACTTTATTTGTCTTTTTCGGTTTAATCCTCTTTTTGCTTCTTCTGATCGTCTTTCGCTTGATGAGACCGGAACAACTTGTTGACCCTGACACCTTTGCGTCCGTTGCGCTCTATTTCAGGTCGCTCATGACACCGGCTTCTCCTCTCCTGCCGACTACATGGATATTCGATAGTATACATGCCGCTTTGATGGGGTTAAGAAGAAGTACCCTTTTTCATCTTGCGCTGTCCTGGAGCTTTGCCGCTACACTGATCTTTGTGATGACCTGGATTTCAGGAGCCGCTTATTTTGTTGGTTTTTCAAAGGCACAGACCACGACGTCCCGGTTGTTTCCTGCCCACAGTAACCGGAGCAGGTGGACATATCTGTTAGGTTTTCTGTCTGGGCCGGTAAGGGCAGTTGCTCTCAAGGAGATCAAGACGTTTTTTCGGGATCAGACCCAGTGGCCTCAGGTCTTTCTCATGGTAGCCTTGATCGGTGTCTATCTCTATAACTTCTCCGTACTCCCTCTCGAAAATGCACCCATTAAAACCATATACCTCCAGAATCTCATCTCTTTTCTGAATATGGGACTGGCTGCCTTTGTCCTCACTGCCGTCGCGGCGCGCTTTGCATTCCCCGCCGTCAGCATGGAGGGAAACACCTTCTGGATCATCAGATCGGCGCCTGTTTCCCTAAGAAACTTCCTCTGGATCAAGTTTTTCGTTTACTATCTCCCCCTTCTCCTTCTTGCGGAGGTACTCATCGTTGCCACCAATTGCCTCCTCCATGTAACCCCGTTCATGATG includes:
- a CDS encoding ABC transporter ATP-binding protein; this translates as MIALKDLTKRYGNLLAVNRINLSVSRGEIFGFIGPNGAGKTTTIRMMGGILAPTEGSIVIDGISMAEEPEKAKQRIGFIPDRPFLYEKLTGMEFMRFSADMYGVDEKTFSEKSAYLLKMFSLGDWAGELIEAYSHGMKQRLIISAALLHDPTVIIVDEPIVGLDPAGIKMVKEILRDLARKGTTIFMSTHTLEVAEELCDRIGIIHRGSLIATGTIPDLRQAARVQEGDLLEVFLRLTEEVGEERVPPLLATYDL